The following proteins are co-located in the Oncorhynchus clarkii lewisi isolate Uvic-CL-2024 chromosome 30, UVic_Ocla_1.0, whole genome shotgun sequence genome:
- the LOC139389658 gene encoding coxsackievirus and adenovirus receptor homolog, translated as MVTLGKCLTCSRLQLAVMFVVTVYLNTDITVAMQITSTGSQTIQRAQGETVMLGCTYTPAPSDTGDLDIEWLSVHPDMTQKDQLVISYTGGQKLHYGDPSLSKRMDFTGDPALGDASVSISAVKASDTATYQCKVKKAPGVDMRKVTLVVMVPPSVPKCWVEGVEEKGADVSLRCKLSVGSTPLNYVWIRESGGAIPPTATQNSQTGELMIRNHSESYMGNYLCVVSNPVGKEQCKYTLHAYNPPNKAGIIAAAVIGALLLLLLLLLLIWLLICCCHKRHYEKEVAHEIREDAPAPESRPASRNSSFRSVLGFRSPPGAVYSSVTKGQPKRTESDNRSFYTNSSIGMPAPSKQKAPHLPPVLKYDSSNGYPV; from the exons CTATGCAGATAACATCCACAGGGTCTCAGACCATTCAAAGAGCCCAGGGGGAGACAGTCATGCTGGGGTGCACATACACCCCTGCCCCCTCTGACACAGGAGATCTGGACATTGAGTGGTTGAGTGTCCATCCAGACATGACCCAGAAAGACCAGCTG gtcatatCTTATACAGGAGGGCAAAAATTGCATTACGGGGACCCCAGCTTGTCTAAGAGGATGGACTTCACAGGAGACCCCGCGTTGGGAGACgcatctgtctccatctctgcaGTGAAAGCCTCAGACACAGCCACCTACCAGTGCAAAGTCAAGAAGGCGCCGGGTGTCGACATGCGAAAAGTCACTCTGGTGGTGATGG TCCCTCCATCAGTGCCTAAGTGTTGGGTTGAAGGCGTTGAAGAGAAGGGAGCTGATGTCTCCCTGCGATGCAAGTTATCCGTGGGATCCACCCCCCTTAACTATGTCTGGatcagagagagtggaggggccATCCCGCCTACAGCAACACAAA ACTCTCAGACTGGAGAGTTGATGATAAGAAATCACTCAGAGAGCTACATGGGAAATTATCTGTGTGTGGTGTCGAATCCTGTGGGCAAAGAGCAGTGTAAATACACCCTGCACGCATACAACC CTCCCAACAAAGCAGGGATCATTGCAGCTGCTGTGATTGGTGCACTGCTACTgttgctcctcctcctgctcctcataTGGCTTCTGATCTGCTGCTGCCACAAACGTCACTACGAGAAGGAGGTTGCCCATGAAATAAG GGAGGATGCCCCAGCCCCAGAGAGCCGACCTGCCAGCAGGAACTCCAGCTTCCGCTCGGTCCTAGGCTTCCGCTCCCCCCCTGGGGCAGTCTATAGCTCAGTGACAAAAGGTCAGCCTAAGAGGACAGAGTCAGACAATAGGAGCTTCTACACCAACAGTAGCATAGGCATGCCTGCCCCCAGCAAGCAGAAAGCCCCTCATTTGCCACCTGTGCTGAAATATGACAGCAGTAATGGTTACCCTGTGTAA